A stretch of the Pan troglodytes isolate AG18354 chromosome 20, NHGRI_mPanTro3-v2.0_pri, whole genome shotgun sequence genome encodes the following:
- the CEBPA gene encoding CCAAT/enhancer-binding protein alpha: MESADFYEAEPRPPMSSHLQSPPHAPSSAAFGFPRGAGPAQPPAPPAAPEPLGGICEHETSIDISAYIDPAAFNDEFLADLFQHSRQQEKAKAAVGPTGGGGGGGGDFDYPGAPAGPGGAVMPGGAHGPPPGYGCAAAGYLDGRLEPLYERVGAPALRPLVIKQEPREEDEAKQLALAGLFPYQPPPPPPPSHPHPHPHPPPAHLAAPHLQFQIAHCGQTTMHLQPGHPTPPPTPVPSPHPAPALGAAGLPGPGSALKGLGAAHPDLRASGGSGAGKAKKSVDKNSNEYRVRRERNNIAVRKSRDKAKQRNVETQQKVLELTSDNDRLRKRVEQLSRELDTLRGIFRQLPESSLVKAMGNCA; the protein is encoded by the coding sequence ATGGAGTCGGCCGACTTCTACGAGGCGGAGCCGCGGCCCCCGATGAGCAGCCACCTGCAGAGCCCCCCGCACGCGCCCAGCAGCGCCGCCTTCGGCTTTCCCCGGGGCGCGGGCCCCGCGCAGCCTCCCGCCCCACCTGCCGCCCCGGAGCCGCTGGGCGGCATCTGCGAGCACGAGACGTCCATCGACATCAGCGCCTACATCGACCCGGCCGCCTTCAACGACGAGTTCCTGGCCGACCTGTTCCAGCACAGCCGGCAGCAGGAGAAGGCCAAGGCGGCCGTGGGCCCcacgggcggcggcggcggcggcggcggcgacttTGACTACCCGGGCGCGCCCGCGGGCCCCGGCGGCGCCGTCATGCCCGGGGGAGCGCACGGGCCCCCGCCCGGCTACGGCTGCGCGGCCGCCGGCTACCTGGACGGCAGGCTGGAGCCCCTGTACGAGCGCGTCGGGGCGCCGGCGCTGCGGCCGCTGGTGATCAAGCAGGAGCCCCGCGAGGAGGATGAAGCCAAGCAGCTGGCGCTGGCCGGCCTCTTCCCTTaccagccgccgccgccgccgccgccctcgCACCCGCACCCGCACCCGCACCCGCCGCCCGCGCACCTGGCCGCCCCGCACCTGCAGTTCCAGATCGCGCACTGCGGCCAGACCACCATGCACCTGCAGCCCGGTCACCCCACGCCGCCGCCCACGCCCGTGCCCAGCCCGCACCCCGCGCCCGCGCTCGGTGCCGCCGGCCTGCCGGGCCCTGGCAGCGCGCTCAAGGGGCTGGGCGCCGCGCACCCCGACCTCCGCGCGAGTGGCGGCAGCGGCGCGGGCAAGGCCAAGAAGTCGGTGGACAAGAACAGCAACGAGTACCGGGTGCGGCGCGAGCGCAACAACATCGCGGTGCGCAAGAGCCGCGACAAGGCCAAGCAGCGCAACGTGGAGACGCAGCAGAAGGTGCTGGAGCTGACCAGTGACAATGACCGCCTGCGCAAGCGGGTGGAACAGCTGAGCCGCGAACTGGACACGCTGCGGGGCATCTTCCGCCAGCTGCCAGAGAGCTCCTTGGTCAAGGCCATGGGCAACTGCGCGTGA